One genomic region from Carettochelys insculpta isolate YL-2023 chromosome 4, ASM3395843v1, whole genome shotgun sequence encodes:
- the ATOH8 gene encoding transcription factor ATOH8 isoform X2, which yields MKNLQLLPAEPWPRLCVGELGALKKLRRKHKEAARPHVGGCKSFQVALKVSGRLARAAGRAGAAPERRAGLAPAPPRPEPDLPPAAVHGRQGAQPFPEQSLPPRLVLGPPLESAYPPGAQVAYGSAPESAASPRKRAGEAAGGASEIKAIQQTRRLLANARERTRVHTISAAFEALRKQRHWKLQLGAWPHCARLCIYACDLLSSWESFREALKSIPCLRLVGKQQRRVSLSLILFPGLTLLL from the exons ATGAagaacctgcagctgctgccggcCGAGCCCTGGCCCCGTCTGTGCGTCGGCGAGCTGGGCGCCCTCAAGAAGCTGCGGAGGAAGCACAAAGAGGCCGCCCGGCCGCACGTGGGCGGCTGCAAAAGTTTCCAGGTGGCGCTGAAAGTCAGCGGGCGGCTGGCGAGAGCCGCGGGCCGGGCGGGCGCCGCGCCGGAGAGGCGGGCGGGCCTGGCCCCCGCGCCCCCGCGCCCCGAGCCCGACTTGCCCCCCGCCGCGGTGCACGGGCGCCAGGGGGCGCAGCCCTTCCCGGAGCAGAGCCTGCCGCCCCGGCTCGTGCTGGGGCCGCCGCTGGAGAGCGCCTACCCCCCGGGGGCCCAGGTGGCTTACGGCAGCGCGCCCGAGTCCGCCGCCTCGCCTAGGAAACGGGCGGGCGAGGCGGCCGGCGGCGCCTCGGAGATCAAAGCCATCCAGCAGACGCGGCGGCTGCTGGCCAACGCCCGGGAGCGCACCCGCGTGCACACCATCAGCGCCGCCTTCGAGGCGCTGCGGAAACAG AGACACTGGAAGCTTCAATTGGGAGCATGGCCTCACTGTGCTAGGCTCTGTATATATGCATG CGATCTCTTAAGCAGCTGGGAGTCTTTCCGTGAAGCATTGAAATCGATACCTTGTCTTAGGCTTGTCGGCAAGCAGCAGAGAAGAGTGTCACTATCGCTGATTCTGTTTCCTGGCCTCACACTCCTCCTTTGA
- the ATOH8 gene encoding transcription factor ATOH8 isoform X3, which translates to MKNLQLLPAEPWPRLCVGELGALKKLRRKHKEAARPHVGGCKSFQVALKVSGRLARAAGRAGAAPERRAGLAPAPPRPEPDLPPAAVHGRQGAQPFPEQSLPPRLVLGPPLESAYPPGAQVAYGSAPESAASPRKRAGEAAGGASEIKAIQQTRRLLANARERTRVHTISAAFEALRKQRHWKLQLGAWPHCARLCIYAWFPAILMVKSCPNWPF; encoded by the exons ATGAagaacctgcagctgctgccggcCGAGCCCTGGCCCCGTCTGTGCGTCGGCGAGCTGGGCGCCCTCAAGAAGCTGCGGAGGAAGCACAAAGAGGCCGCCCGGCCGCACGTGGGCGGCTGCAAAAGTTTCCAGGTGGCGCTGAAAGTCAGCGGGCGGCTGGCGAGAGCCGCGGGCCGGGCGGGCGCCGCGCCGGAGAGGCGGGCGGGCCTGGCCCCCGCGCCCCCGCGCCCCGAGCCCGACTTGCCCCCCGCCGCGGTGCACGGGCGCCAGGGGGCGCAGCCCTTCCCGGAGCAGAGCCTGCCGCCCCGGCTCGTGCTGGGGCCGCCGCTGGAGAGCGCCTACCCCCCGGGGGCCCAGGTGGCTTACGGCAGCGCGCCCGAGTCCGCCGCCTCGCCTAGGAAACGGGCGGGCGAGGCGGCCGGCGGCGCCTCGGAGATCAAAGCCATCCAGCAGACGCGGCGGCTGCTGGCCAACGCCCGGGAGCGCACCCGCGTGCACACCATCAGCGCCGCCTTCGAGGCGCTGCGGAAACAG AGACACTGGAAGCTTCAATTGGGAGCATGGCCTCACTGTGCTAGGCTCTGTATATATGCATG